From the Candidatus Melainabacteria bacterium genome, one window contains:
- a CDS encoding serine/threonine protein kinase, which translates to MAELELSVKYKPLPAKIGFAVMTALMPLWAIIVPFCFGLFLTLVVTNWAAIHGAALPIAGALIVLGTIPILAILMAAVCEDDRIVVSKEGLSFPLFMLPKLRFRRERHWSDLIAAQVQIDTSKPTAKDLSSCGFLSLFFRSGGRSTMDLSRLAKPELEQLLLAIEVWGQSCKRSPELIEFQNGLQNQSRGIEFSYTQMWEEELSRRFSATSFVPLEPDRKLQNGRIKIVRQLAFGGLSAIYLAQENEKEMVVIKEAVVPANADEHTHQKAAELFEREARLLMKLNHENIARVFDHFTENNRSYMVLEYIRGQDLRQLVKQNGPQSEESVLKWAKQIASILAYLHSQDPPIIHRDLTPDNLVRKEDDTITLIDFGAANEFVGNATGTMVGKQAYIAPEQLRGKANLSSDIYALGGTMYFLLTGKDPEALMSSHPKEINAEISDAIDALVASCTEMEIGDRPQSANALEQAIGEIIIERSLRIREKV; encoded by the coding sequence TTGGCAGAGCTTGAACTTTCGGTCAAATATAAACCGCTGCCGGCAAAAATTGGTTTTGCGGTAATGACGGCTCTAATGCCCCTCTGGGCAATAATCGTGCCATTTTGTTTCGGACTATTCTTAACACTAGTTGTGACGAACTGGGCAGCCATACACGGTGCTGCCCTGCCGATCGCCGGAGCGCTAATCGTGCTCGGCACAATTCCAATATTGGCTATTCTGATGGCAGCTGTATGTGAAGACGATCGTATCGTCGTCAGCAAAGAAGGACTCTCTTTTCCGCTGTTCATGTTGCCGAAGCTCCGGTTCAGACGCGAACGCCACTGGAGTGATCTAATCGCCGCTCAAGTGCAAATTGATACCTCCAAGCCTACAGCGAAAGATCTGTCTTCGTGCGGTTTCCTGAGCCTGTTCTTCCGCTCGGGCGGTCGAAGCACTATGGATCTCTCTAGACTCGCCAAACCTGAATTAGAGCAACTCCTGCTTGCAATCGAAGTTTGGGGACAGAGCTGCAAAAGATCACCCGAACTAATTGAGTTTCAGAACGGATTACAAAATCAAAGTCGTGGTATCGAATTTAGTTACACTCAAATGTGGGAGGAGGAACTAAGCAGGCGCTTCAGCGCAACTTCATTCGTACCGCTCGAACCAGATAGAAAGCTACAAAATGGTCGCATCAAGATTGTTCGGCAACTGGCATTTGGGGGATTGTCCGCAATCTATTTGGCACAAGAAAACGAAAAAGAAATGGTTGTTATAAAAGAGGCGGTAGTCCCGGCCAATGCTGATGAACACACACATCAGAAGGCTGCCGAATTGTTTGAACGCGAAGCGAGATTACTGATGAAGCTGAATCATGAAAATATTGCCCGAGTATTCGATCACTTTACAGAAAACAATCGCAGTTACATGGTGCTGGAATACATCCGAGGTCAGGATCTCAGACAACTGGTGAAACAGAACGGACCTCAATCAGAAGAATCTGTTTTGAAATGGGCAAAACAAATTGCATCAATTCTCGCTTACTTGCATTCGCAAGACCCCCCAATCATTCATCGAGATCTCACACCGGATAATCTCGTAAGAAAAGAAGATGACACAATTACGCTGATTGACTTCGGCGCAGCCAATGAGTTTGTGGGCAATGCAACCGGCACGATGGTCGGTAAACAAGCCTACATAGCGCCGGAGCAACTTCGAGGAAAAGCCAACCTGAGCAGCGACATCTACGCACTTGGTGGCACGATGTACTTCCTCTTAACAGGAAAAGATCCAGAAGCACTGATGTCTTCACACCCAAAGGAAATAAATGCAGAGATTTCAGACGCGATCGACGCATTGGTCGCCTCATGCACAGAAATGGAAATAGGCGACAGACCGCAATCTGCAAACGCGCTAGAGCAAGCAATCGGGGAAATCATAATCGAAAGGTCACTTCGAATCCGAGAGAAAGTTTGA
- a CDS encoding SDR family oxidoreductase: MIDCQNLKRYQPKIEDQDKKVPKNKLKPGFAGVITGASTGIGKALAILLADRLQAKLIINARTEEALAETQACVRKHGGEAIIASGDVAAAGMPAALVDRCLKEFGKIDLLVNNAGLAKPGAVMNLTPQDWERVFAVNFFAPLHATYAALPHFVSQKAGKVVNISSVAGKVAFPGSVCYAASKFALTGMSEGMAAELQNQGVDFITVCPGWVRTEFFDKNDVMKSKNPTLIAQEGNLRGMVMKHILSISSERAAEDIFQALQKGGGQEIVLTAPGIAVERLNALFPRAIFGMSKRIPTEFVDSSNRSKK, translated from the coding sequence ATAATCGATTGTCAAAATCTAAAGCGATATCAGCCTAAAATCGAAGATCAGGACAAAAAAGTGCCGAAGAACAAATTAAAACCGGGCTTTGCAGGTGTCATCACAGGCGCATCGACTGGCATCGGAAAAGCGCTGGCAATACTGCTTGCTGACCGACTACAAGCGAAATTAATTATCAATGCTCGCACAGAAGAGGCGCTGGCTGAAACACAGGCCTGCGTGCGAAAACATGGCGGTGAGGCAATTATTGCATCTGGTGACGTAGCGGCAGCGGGAATGCCTGCTGCGCTTGTGGACCGTTGCCTGAAAGAATTCGGAAAAATTGACTTGCTGGTGAATAACGCAGGGCTTGCTAAACCAGGTGCTGTGATGAACTTAACTCCTCAAGACTGGGAGCGCGTCTTCGCCGTTAATTTCTTCGCTCCGCTGCATGCCACTTACGCAGCCCTTCCTCATTTTGTTTCGCAAAAGGCGGGCAAAGTAGTAAATATTTCGTCTGTTGCCGGTAAGGTTGCCTTTCCGGGAAGTGTTTGTTATGCAGCCAGTAAATTTGCGCTTACAGGCATGTCTGAAGGCATGGCTGCTGAACTGCAAAACCAGGGCGTGGACTTCATAACAGTGTGTCCGGGCTGGGTACGCACCGAGTTCTTCGACAAGAACGACGTAATGAAGTCGAAAAATCCAACACTGATAGCCCAGGAAGGCAATTTGCGCGGCATGGTTATGAAGCATATTTTGAGTATTAGCTCAGAGCGAGCAGCTGAAGATATTTTCCAGGCGCTACAGAAAGGTGGTGGACAGGAAATCGTCCTCACTGCGCCTGGCATAGCAGTTGAACGCCTGAATGCTCTCTTCCCGCGTGCTATTTTTGGCATGTCAAAACGCATTCCGACCGAGTTTGTCGACTCGTCCAATCGCAGCAAAAAGTAA
- a CDS encoding tetratricopeptide repeat protein has product MQQVQQLATEAAQALSQHNYAKAEELYRRVITMVDSSPDPQSPTELDIAQCLNALADLLDRNSKTEEAEVMRQRARRITARELNELDGFPR; this is encoded by the coding sequence ATGCAACAGGTTCAGCAACTTGCTACGGAAGCAGCTCAGGCTTTATCTCAGCACAATTATGCGAAGGCGGAGGAGCTTTATAGACGAGTAATCACAATGGTCGATAGTTCTCCTGATCCTCAGAGTCCGACGGAGCTGGATATCGCGCAGTGTTTGAACGCTCTTGCGGACCTTCTCGACCGGAATAGTAAAACGGAGGAGGCTGAGGTTATGAGGCAACGAGCTCGTCGCATTACGGCCCGCGAACTCAACGAACTGGACGGCTTTCCGCGCTAA
- the nadB gene encoding L-aspartate oxidase, producing the protein MTNLNSILDKSWTRLDCDVLILGSGLAGLLLSVLLHERGANVVLASKENFSDSNTFYAQGGLAAVTSNQIPHLISEHLNDTIKSGAGLTDIKVASEIIASAPYLVQQLSRFGMEFDRNSDGTFEMALEGGHSKARVLHSKDTTGKAISNALLKTAREKAASQPAFELIEYCYAFNLLNDGQKVIGAEVLHDGVIKQISAGHVVLATGGVGQIFSRTTNPLVATADGVALAYRSGAMLADLEFVQFHPTALALPGAPAFLISEAVRGAGAILKDDNGNPFVRNFHPDGDLATRDVVARAIHQTIIDNNLPSVNLDLRPIGKRTLLKRFPNIIETCRRFGVDPLQQAVPVCPAAHYFMGGVLSDACGRTSIPGLYAIGEVACTGLHGANRLASNSLLEAGVMAVKLADVLIGGSNSISCSGGTTPLSLSKTTLGMSNGALNITNKALNTSSPKDNWDVPTSLPEFKTKMYEHASLVRSHSRLHKLLDYIQSNRCAAGSINVANISSANLLLVGELIATAANNRTESRGAHFREDFPGSNDTFFARRQAVSQGNWDWLDDSKGFAKIDKQSTFPA; encoded by the coding sequence ATGACAAATCTAAATAGCATTCTAGACAAATCGTGGACGCGACTCGACTGCGACGTTCTAATTCTGGGCTCCGGTCTGGCAGGACTTCTACTCAGCGTCCTGTTACACGAACGTGGCGCCAACGTTGTGCTCGCTTCAAAAGAAAACTTCAGCGATTCCAATACGTTTTACGCGCAAGGCGGACTGGCCGCAGTGACGTCAAATCAAATTCCACATTTGATTTCAGAGCACCTGAACGACACCATAAAGTCTGGCGCCGGACTAACCGACATCAAAGTTGCATCGGAGATAATTGCGTCAGCACCATACCTAGTGCAGCAGCTAAGTCGCTTCGGAATGGAGTTTGACAGAAATAGTGACGGCACATTCGAAATGGCCCTCGAAGGCGGACACAGCAAAGCGCGTGTTCTGCACAGCAAAGATACAACAGGCAAAGCGATATCCAACGCGCTGTTAAAAACAGCGCGTGAAAAGGCAGCGAGCCAGCCGGCATTTGAATTGATCGAATACTGTTATGCCTTCAATCTCCTCAACGATGGGCAAAAGGTTATTGGAGCTGAAGTTCTGCACGATGGGGTGATCAAACAAATCTCCGCCGGTCATGTCGTTCTTGCTACCGGAGGTGTAGGACAAATATTTTCTCGCACCACAAACCCACTCGTTGCCACCGCCGACGGTGTAGCATTGGCCTACAGAAGTGGTGCCATGCTTGCCGACCTGGAGTTCGTACAGTTCCATCCCACAGCACTGGCTCTGCCAGGAGCACCAGCTTTCCTGATTTCAGAAGCGGTTCGTGGAGCAGGCGCCATTCTAAAAGACGACAACGGAAATCCATTTGTCAGAAACTTCCATCCTGACGGTGATCTGGCAACTCGAGACGTAGTCGCCCGAGCAATTCATCAAACGATCATAGACAACAACTTGCCATCCGTAAATTTAGACTTGCGTCCAATTGGCAAGCGAACCTTATTAAAGCGATTTCCAAACATCATAGAAACGTGTCGAAGATTTGGCGTCGATCCACTGCAACAAGCTGTGCCCGTCTGCCCCGCTGCGCACTATTTCATGGGTGGTGTTCTCAGCGATGCCTGCGGACGAACAAGCATTCCAGGGCTTTATGCAATTGGCGAAGTTGCCTGCACAGGATTACACGGCGCTAACCGCTTGGCGAGCAACTCACTTCTTGAAGCCGGCGTCATGGCGGTCAAGCTAGCAGACGTACTTATCGGTGGCTCGAATAGCATTTCTTGTTCGGGTGGAACCACACCGCTAAGCCTGAGCAAAACAACGCTGGGCATGAGCAACGGCGCGCTAAACATAACCAACAAAGCGTTGAACACCAGTTCGCCTAAGGACAATTGGGATGTGCCGACATCGCTGCCTGAGTTTAAAACAAAAATGTACGAACATGCATCATTGGTGCGCAGCCACAGTCGACTCCATAAATTGCTCGACTATATTCAGTCTAATCGCTGTGCTGCTGGGTCAATCAACGTCGCCAACATCAGCTCGGCGAATCTTCTTCTCGTCGGCGAGCTCATTGCAACCGCAGCAAACAACCGAACGGAATCTAGAGGCGCTCACTTCAGAGAAGACTTTCCCGGTTCGAATGATACCTTCTTTGCCAGACGGCAAGCGGTTTCCCAGGGGAACTGGGATTGGCTGGACGACTCTAAAGGTTTCGCCAAGATTGACAAGCAGTCGACTTTTCCAGCATAA